Below is a genomic region from Oreochromis niloticus isolate F11D_XX linkage group LG13, O_niloticus_UMD_NMBU, whole genome shotgun sequence.
TGTAGTGCTGGAGCGTAGCTTCAGGGGGCTGGCACAATCCGGGTATAGGTTAGGTTAGGTAGGTTATGGGTTATATCTCCCATAGTGAAACACAGAGCGAAGTTAGAAAAAGAACGTTGGGTTCCTTAATATAATCCTTGATTCTTTGATAACAGAGTGAGGTGTTTCACCAACACTTCCCTCCTTGCTTGAATGAATTGGGAGGGGCTGGTCGGCCTTATTAGAATGAAGGGGCAGAGCCCTGAGCACCACTCGACAGGTCTGTCATGGAAAGACGGGGTGTCACTGGAGCCTCCATAGTTAGTCACACCAAGGCAATTCCAATAGTGAAACACCTCACTCTGTTATCAAAGAACCAGGGATTATGTTAAGTAACTCAGCGTTTCTCTTTTCGCTATTTATATGTAGTAAATATTGATTTactttaaccctttcatgcataaATTATAACAACCTAAatgaggatttttttcttaagtgtttttattcatctttattcatgaaaagatgaataaaaatcctTAAGAataaaatcctgattgaggatTTCATTGTAATGGTTGTTGTAATAACAACCATTACAATGAAACACGTCATACATCTATAGTAACATCAAACAACCAGTGAgtggcagggtatggagtgacacatcagtgtccaatgtaggggtttatgtgcaagtaaaTTTTTCTGTATTTACTCAAATTTGCAAAGCAACAAAAAGCTTATATCAGGCCCAAAATATGTGAACATCTATTCAGACATGCTGTGAAGCTGCAGTtcacagtattttaaaaaagaatgtaAAAAGTTCACTGAAGCGCTCAATCATTTGAGTAATTTTGCTCATTGCTCATGCTATTGGTGAAGTCATGTCATGCTTGgatgtcttttcttttctttcttttttctttttctttttcttttttttttatactatgcattttattgtattgttttaCCAAGGATGTGCTGTCCCCTGAAGAACAGAGTTCAGGAAACTCTCCAAGTGATATAATTTCAGCTGATTCAGAAATCTTCAGgtatggaaaataaaaatatgagaaTGAAAAATTGTCAATATTATCACATTCTGTTTGATAGCTTTAAGAAGTTGATACTCCATAAAAGAGATTTCCTTCAACAGTCATTCACAGTTTGACTACGTAGAGGAGCTCGGTGAAGGAGCTTATGGTCGAGTACTCAAGGTAAAAGATAAACTGGTGGAAAGGTATTACGCAATAAAGATCATCCGCTGGAAAGAGTAAGTGAAGTGTTCTGTAATATTGCATGCTTTCActgtgtgctttgttttttataGTTTATTAGTTATAGTTAGTTATAGTAAAGTTATAGTCAATCTGTTTTTTGGgttatttttccccctctttgaATTAGAAAAGCTCTACGAGAGGCCAAGGCGCTGTCAGACCTCAACCACCCTAACATTGTTAGATACCACTCGTGTTGGCCCGGGGATTCGGGATACCAGTTGGACAGCACTGACGAAAGCTGcagtgcttcacagtaagaCTCCTCCACTTGTGAAAGTAATTCTTCACTTCTGTTGTATTAGTTCACCGTTTGATCATTCTTCCTGTTTGAGGTCTTCCACTGGCTCGCCCAAGAAGTGCCTCTACATTCAGATGGAACTGTGTGACACCAAAACACTTAGACACTGGATAGATGAGAGGAATAAGAAGAAATCATCGCAAAACTCCAAGAGAAGATTAGAAAGTCTGAACATTGTTCAGCAGATGGTCAGTGGTATCGAGTACATTCACTCCAAGAACCtcatccacagagacctgaaggTGAGCCAGACGAAGCAGATAACGAGCTAACCACAGGCAGCATAcaggcctgtgtgtgtgtacaggttATAGTCTGAGAACAAGGTGTAACATTCATATGTGATTTATTAACGCTTCTAAAATAATTCAGTTAACTCTTTAACCGAAATCTGCAGAAACTTGGAGATTCTCACTCATTACTGTTTATTATTGGTCACATGTTTCTTTGTTTCGGCCGGGTAGCCTGCCAACATCCTGTTTGGGCAAGACACAAAAGTAAAAATCGGAGACTTTGGACTGGTCACTGCTGAGAATAACGATGATGACAAGACTCCGATGGAAAGAACTTTAGATAAGGGAACACCACATTACATGGCTCCTGAACAGGTGAGTTCTGCTCCATCAGAGTGGACATAattatgctcatttccagctccatgGTTTTATTTTTGGGCTCTACTAGAGTAGCTCTGCTTTTTGAAAAAGTGTCCTCTCATACTGCAGCTTAGTTCAGTTCAGCTGTcccttctgattggctgctccttCCAAACAAAAATCAGCAGCTAGTTGGTGCTTCTGTGCTTACAGGCAGATCTGTGTTcatgagatgaccatattagggatatcCCCTTTCACTGACACCATACAGAGCAAATAATCTTTCTTAATTAGTCCTGCAAATGAGCTCCTAGTTCAAAGGGATTACTTGTATATATTCTAATATCATAATCATCGTCAGTTTGAATTTATCTTTGTCATTATTAATTCATTTGTTTCCTCcccttttttaaactatttaaatttaACTCTGTTGTGCCAAAGTGAGAGTACAGTGGGTTATCCCCAAACTTGTCCAAACAAGGTTaggagcatgaaattgtccaaaatctCTTGATATGCTGAGGCATTAAGTGTTCCCCTCTCTGGGACTAAGGGGCCTGAAAAACAACCTCAAACTTGACACACTGCAGACAAGTACATTTCACCTGGCAACCGCCAAACCCAGACACATCCATCAGATTGCCAAATGGAGAAGTGTGATTCGTCATGCCAGAGAACATgtctccactgctctagagtccagtggtgGCGTGCTTTACATCACACATCTGACACTTTACATTGTGCTTAGTGATGTAGGGCTCGGATGCAGCCGCTCAACCATGGAAgcccattccatgaagctctctgtGCACTGTTTTtaagctaatctgaaggccacatgaagtttggaggtctgtagtgaTCGACTTTGCAGCAAATCAGCgacctctgtgctctgtgtgctCAGCATGTGATGTTATGTGCCTTACCACTTTGTGGTTGAGTTGCTGTCATTGCCAATCACTTCCATATGTACCCTAGTgtaatattatagttattataagTTATTTATGCCCaattatttacaaatcaatgcCTATTAACCATTACCTGTGCTCACATAATGTTTATATAGAAAATACATTACTattcttttaaatgtaaatactgCGCAGAGACAAAGCTCCCTCAGTGGAGGTTTGTGCGCTCAGTGCTTCTTGTTATTAATGCTGTATAACTGCTTTAACACAGGAGAGCGAGACGAACTATGGCAGGAAGGTTGACATATTTGCTTTGGGACTGATCTACTTTGAGCTTCTTTGGAAAATCTCCACTGTTCATGAAAAATGCGAGGTAGGTTGTTGAGGCACAATCAAAATGCTGTGCATGGTAGCTCATAATCTGTAGGAGGTAAAATGCTTTGTCTTTAAATGCTCATCAGAAACTTTCTGAACTCTTTCTGAATTTCAGATCTGGGATGACATCAGAAAACAGAAGCTTCCTCGAGAATTTGCATTCAGTTTTACCTCAGAGGTACATCAACATTTTCTGTATTAGCAAATTTCAGTATGCATTTCTCACGACATATGTGCTAGCAGAGGAAAGGCTGACATATatagtttaaatttaaataatacaCACTTGGTAGAAAATATTGTTAAAGTTGAGCTCTAGAAAGGGTGCAAATGAAAAATAGTTtctaacaaatattttattgctCTCTTTATGTTGCAGTACATCATCATCAGATCAATGCTGAGTATGAAGCCCGAAGATCGACCTGAAGCATCTAAGATCATAACAGACCTGGAAGAGTGCTCTCAAAAGCTAAACGCTGAAGAAATAGCACGTCGTGGAAGGACCACACAATAATACTACATTATACtactgtcaagagatttattctaaatgacacttcttcagctgagagtctaagagtgaagacacacacagacgctgcagtTTTAACTTGCCAGGGCGtttcacagaacgctcacatcagagtgggggccctgtgaagtgcgcgctctgttcttgcacttgcctttatttatacacaagaaaaatgaatacatttgttcAGTGACGTGAGCATATGCgtatgtgattgtgtgtgtgtgtgtgtgtgtgtgtgtgtgtggtcagaaCTGCTTGTTTGACTTCTTACTATCGCTGTGGGAAGGTTCAGATACAAATATCAGAACACGTTTTATAAAGAACAATCAGTCCACAACAATGAAAAGTACAATCAGTTCTAAGCTAGGAAATGATCATCATGCAGCATTCTATCACAAgtaaacttatatcattaaaagcttatactgactaaaaaatacaattttctattgacaacTACTAATGCCAATACTCCCAAATGGCACAACCAGATACTGCACACAGGACAGGGACTATCaaactaaaacaggaaatgcacaACAGGCACAGAGGCATGGAATAGACACTGAACAAAGGGAACACAGAGCACAGGGACAGGAGTAACAAACTGCAACATGACACACGACTAAGTAGGgagcaagaaaataaaaatgaagacaGAACTAAACCTACACTAACCATGAGGGGCACAGGAAGAAAACCCAAGAACTAGAAATCACAAAACCATGAAGAACTAGAGCTAGAAATACAAAACCAAAAGACAAAAGACTAGTAATGATAAACCATGATGAAATGAAAGATTAAcaataacacaaaacactgggtcaccgacccaggaccggcAAATATATCCCATTGCTCTTCAGAGAGTTTCAGAAGGATGTCAAATACTTACATGAAACGTATAAATCATAGTTTTTGAAAAATACCACGAAGTATTAAAACTGTAGAAACCTgtagtttcatttaaaaattttaattgcCAATTTTGCCCATCATTCCAGGAAGGGTGCCAGCCATTCCATTtcacagatggatggatggacgaaCATATATTTAATTGATCCTATAAGGGAAATTACAGTTTCaggataaagaataaaataataataatataatatacaaTGAAACATAACATATACAATGAAAACAACATTGTTAGTACCACAGGCAGACAGGACAGAAGTTTTTGGGAGGCTGAATGTGAATAAAATAGTCATTTGGTTGAAAATGGCAGATGAAGGGAAAACCTACATTTGAGAGAAATTGGAAAAAGCTTTTACTCTTGTGGGGCAACAAAGAGACAATCAAAAGTATTGAGATTTAAAGGAACTGAGAGATGATATTTCACCAGAAATGTTGAAGAGTGATGTGTATATTAATGTTCAAGGCATATTGTCTGTgaagattctcagtcatccaggtcatcgtagtcaaaggagtttgcaaagaaaagcgtctggacttctttaagttgcttgaagacgtttcacctctcatccgagaagcttcttcagttctaaggtcaaatggccgagagtcccagatttaaacccagtgggagtatcccccccaaggagggacaaaggaccccctggtgatcctctaatcacatgcgccaaggtgtgaaagcaggtgtgggacctaatcagccagggtttcgggtgagcccattgtgaaacctggccccaccttgtcatgtgaattcctgaggtcagatggcccaggatgtgagtgggcgttaaggcgtctggggagggaactcaaaactggattatagatggcagacagttggtgtcgtaaaccaccgcctctgttagaggcggtggtttacgactggctgattaggtcccacacccgcttccacaccttggcgcatgtgattagaggatcaccagggggtcctttgtccctccttgggggggatactcccactgggtttaaatctgggactctcggccatttgaccttagaactgaagaagcttctcggatgagaggtgaaacgtcttcaagcaacttaaagaagtccagacgcttttctttgcaaactcctttgacttcaAGGCATATTGTTTTGAGGTGGAACTATGTTCATATTGTATTTGTATTACATTGTCTGCATTGTAAAGATAGTTGCAATACATGCTAGGAGTAGAGTAGAGACGAGACGGACGATGATCCAGAACCGTGACAGGATGACTGTATATTTTGCTaacctttaacctcctaggacctggcgtccacatatgtggacatcacattttgggttgtctagaccaaaatactaagttttgctctacaagggcttgatttccacttacgaggacattatactgccacttttctttcaaaatttaaaacaaatgttctcatatgtggatctcatctttctcagaaacaaaaattaggttaaaaaaaaatctgttaattctttgtttttacatttatcagGTCctaatcagcccaaatagcaaagagaaattaaaaatgcatggcATGAAAGAGTTAGGGTCTTAGTAGGTTAAAGGCGAAGAATTGTTTCCATGTTAAAAAGTGGGAACATAAATGTTGACAGTGGCAACTGTTAAATGTTAACTGTTGTGGTGttggaaaaaatagaaaactgGCAAGCTGTTTTATCGTTGGACCATAATGATGGCATGTTTATTTGGGGTTGTGATATCATTTTGGCAGACTGCTAATATcagtggacttttttttttttttaatttttattaataaaattttttttatctgaCCTGGTCACTGGAACCCATTTCTTCTGTTCCTCAGAAATTTGTCATGTGACAATGTCCAGGATAGTGGCTGTTAAGGTGGACAGTTCAGTTTGCATTGTTAAAGGAAAGCACTTCATTGCCTTTTTGTTACTGGAGTGACACTAAGCAATCATTGCAAATAGCAACTTTGCTATCCATTTTAGACACTTAAAGGAAAAGCACTCCACAGACCTTACTAGCATGTGCATAACTCAAGTGTCATCTTATCAACCTGTTACGTGGtcttaaatgttttttcttctatttctggcaaatacagacatttaatttaaagtaaTCTATTATTTGTATGCTGCATCTGTCTGCATACTATTAGTTACTAACACTATGGGCTAATAATGTGTGGtgcagctgttgtgttttttttttgttttttttttttttaattggaccAGGTTTACAAAAATGTTCACTGCATGTGTTGGCAATGaaggaaataagaaaaataagttGGATGTACTAAATTCATTTGTGCGGAATCTATTGACAAAACAGATTTATATAAAACTAATTAGTAAAGCACAAGGTGGCTGAAAatctaatatttttattaatcaaacttaaatttaacattttactgccacaaatgagaaatgtgtttaaaaaacaaatataaactaTCTAACCTGTGAATACATAATTTATGTCCATACAACAACTTGATTTAGGTAGTCTTAAATATATCTTGTTAATCCTAAGTAGCTTTTAAAAATCAGCTCACTTGCAAGTTTATTAAATTAGATGACCTaaagatttttgctttaaactaACACAATTTTGTGGAACCTGTTGACGAAATAATTTTAAGTAAAGtcaacatttcatttttttgagtgtactCAAGGCCTTGTAAGGTGCAATATTTATATACAACAATACAGTCGATACCCCCAGTATTCGCAGGGGTTAGGGGCCAAAGCTGCCCGCAAATACTTGAGACCCCGTCTACAAACGCTTATAACTGactattttaattgttttaggAACTTTGTGTTTAGAGTTTGCGCATCATTtggcaaacatttttttaagaaaagcaTAAACATACTATTGAGATTTTGCTGTGTTTagattaatattaatatttgaaaATGAGTCAATCATTTTTTCTAATCATTAAAAGAGCATTTAGTCacgaaaataaaatgaaaataatgatcGAATATTTTAGATATgctctacaaaaaaaaaatccccaaatatTTTGGAGTTACATTGCACAGAAAAATCTGAGAATACTGAACAGGCTAGGCAGGCTTTGActgtataaaataataaaaaacaaaagaaaaattctTCTTATTAAAAATTATTCTGAGataaaagaatttaaaagaCAATTTTGGCAAATAGCTGTGGAAATGGCATTAATATAATTTACACTATAAATCTATGTTTAATCTAATATGTTtgcagcgatgcaggtggatgcttttctggtgtcctggattgttgattacctgacaggaagaccacaatatgtgcgTCTTCCAcattgtgtgtctgacaaggtaatcggCAACATAGGGGCACCACAAGGGAccgtcctctcccccttcctcttcaccctctacaccacagacttcagccactgcacagagacctgacaTCTttagaagttttctgatgactccgcggtggttggatgcatcagcaggggTGACGAgtcagagtaccgggctgtggtagACTCATGTCACGTGGTGCGAACAGAATCAtttgcagctcaacgtggcaaagaccaaggaattgattgtggattttaggaagaccaggaaacccttgacccctgtttcaaacCAAAGGGTCAACgtggacattgtggaggactataaataccttggagtacacatagGCAATTAACTGGACTGGGTTAAAAACAATACTGCActttacaggaagggccagagtcgtctcgaTTTTCTGAGGCGGCTTCAACATCTGTTGGACtacgctcaggattttctattgatctgttgtggccagtgctatCCTCTATGCCACAgttgtcaaactccaggcctcgaggaccggtgtcctgcaggttttagatgtgtccttgtgactcaatctacacatgttcgttcattttcttaaaatcgctttggaaaacactattttACGTCATTTAACTGCTGCTTACGGTTaggaataaggttatggttagggataaggttaggtttacGGCTGGAATACATTGCTGGAACGTCTATTACCGCGGGACCGTCATTCCACTGGAATTCAGCCATAACCCGGCGCGGACCATAACAACgcggaaggtcacctttcgcgttcctcGTGAACGCCGCAGGATGTGACAAAACGTCAGTATACTACGCcccgggagtgagaacgggctggtttttgttaatgttatgtactggagcaactgtaacccacataatttccctatggattaataaagtatgctgattctgattctgattgagGGAGAGTGAGCTCTGCTGTCTCAATAGTGTGGAGTGGAGCGAATGCAGtgggttgtccatgatggagAGCAGTATGTTCAGTGAAACTGACTCAAACACCTCCAGATTCTGGCCAGTGATGGTTTCAGCCTTCTGAATTAGTCTGTTGATCCTACTGACCTGCTGGGATTCCCCTCCAATCCAAGCAGACAACAGCAAACTGGCATTCACTAAAAGTGCTGGGGTCATTACTCATTATTTTCTTACAAGTAATGCAGtacattacttaattactcactGAAGAAAGCAATTTGTTATGCTACTCGTTACATTACTTTCTTGTTACACAgtaaacacaccaacacaaatccctgtCATAATGAGGACACATGTACAATCTTTCTTGTACCTTTAAATGATCGACACTGTGATTCTGTAAAAACACGAACAGGTGGAAACAGAGCTTTCAAgactgactgctcatcaccgcCTTTGTTACCTGATAAAGTTCAGGCTCCGATTGCTGGGAGGGGTTGGCAAACTCCTCCAGTGCAGTTTATCCAGAAAGTGTTTTTCCCTGAGGATGGTGGCGGGTCTCACGTGGACTGGGATTTGATGCTTGGAGAAACATCTTCAGAGTTTGTCTGACAATCCTGCCAAACttgttttactgtatttttggtttgtttttctttcttttttctctgtctgtcttacttttgtcttctttatgccatttacatttgtattctctttttttttgtgtgtacttTGCTATGTGCATTTGTATGTCTATGCATCACCTGATGCTGATCCTGATGATTGCAGCGGTTCCTCTTTTGGCCCCAAGAGTGCCAAAGTAACATTTTACTttaagttaaataaaaatatagaaaaaaatgcTGTTGTTGTCTTTTGTTCTTTGGCCTGTAGGGGGAGCTGTGGCACTGCATAGGTCGGGCAGTTCAGATCACGGCTGCAGACTCCAGGCCCTGTCTGCCTGTGGGTGAGAGAGGTTTATTCACAGTGAGAGGGCCAAAGCTGAGGGAGCTGCGTGACATTTAATCATGCCTCTGGCGCATGCTGGATGATTAACATCTCAGTGGAAAACAGCAGTAACAAGTGCCAAATGCAGGATCCCACACAATCACCTGGACCCAGTGCCCACAGTCACATGGGCCCGCTAATCAGCACAAATCAGCTCCTGCAGCTCAGTATGTTACCTCAACAATCTCCACAGTGCAAAGAGCCTTAAAATTTGCTTGCCGCCTGTGGAGAGGCCATAGGTGAAGGACTGATTTCTGTCTTATCAGCTACAGCACTACCTCATTGTGACAGCAGCAGTAAAAGGGGGGAAAGCTcctgaaagaaagaaaccacGCAGATCCAGATCCTTATCCTCCCAGCAGTGAACATGGGATATTTTAAACCTCCCTCACTGATCTTCTTCCTTAGACCTTGAGAAGACTCTTGTAGCCTTCATGAAAGACTTACAGTAACTTGCAGCTGTTGGTGTTTGCTGAGAAGTGTTAGCAATGCTACTTAAAAGATTTTTGACCACACAAACTGACACGAGTAATATTACAGTTCCTTTTCTCACGATGTGGAATAACTTCAGCAGGATCTGGAGGCACGTTTGTCTCAGCCTGATTAAGCCCAATATGTAGCATCTCCTGTGAAATATTTGGCTCTTTATTTATAGAAGCAAGCTCACAACTGACCCGACTACAAGGACTAAACAGGTGCTGTATGGAAGCAAAATAAGGCCGTAAGTGAGCGTGAGAAAACATTTTGTTAGAAtccattcaaatgcataaaAGCATCACGATCTGTGACGTGTAACTGTGAACCACACTTAGTGAGCAAATGGAA
It encodes:
- the LOC100692960 gene encoding interferon-induced, double-stranded RNA-activated protein kinase is translated as MGKNNPITRLKTYARSNDLELKYQDVSEGDGEKRVMRAVINGQSFPDGVGKNAKQAKQNAARNALDRLNEKENNIPEMKKKDPNAQTSHKKSRKKLVFDNISRAKNNGVSCLRVFQDGTSAMLPTPQTEPDFCGASSKPVAKTCNSSKQPKDVLSPEEQSSGNSPSDIISADSEIFSHSQFDYVEELGEGAYGRVLKVKDKLVERYYAIKIIRWKEKALREAKALSDLNHPNIVRYHSCWPGDSGYQLDSTDESCSASQSSTGSPKKCLYIQMELCDTKTLRHWIDERNKKKSSQNSKRRLESLNIVQQMVSGIEYIHSKNLIHRDLKPANILFGQDTKVKIGDFGLVTAENNDDDKTPMERTLDKGTPHYMAPEQESETNYGRKVDIFALGLIYFELLWKISTVHEKCEIWDDIRKQKLPREFAFSFTSEYIIIRSMLSMKPEDRPEASKIITDLEECSQKLNAEEIARRGRTTQ